One genomic segment of Coffea arabica cultivar ET-39 chromosome 6e, Coffea Arabica ET-39 HiFi, whole genome shotgun sequence includes these proteins:
- the LOC113695726 gene encoding phosphatidylglycerophosphate phosphatase PTPMT2 produces MKIEDLDEIENESETAIVGGFDCDYDYYGNHRNSNQDRRMIARVDAKRALVGAGARILFYPTLLYNVFRNKMNQAEFRWWDQIDQFLLLGAVPFPKDVPRLKQLGVGGVITLNESYETLVPTSLYRAHAIAHLVIPTRDYLFAPSFFDINRAVEFIHENASVGLTTYVHCKAGRGRSTTIVLCYLVEYKNMTPASALEYVRSRRPRVLLAPCQWKAVQEFKEWRLACVGQSPSVDAVLITKADLEGYQSSGDDTSKELVIVPKMRSRPMIARLSCLFASLRVSGGCVPVTRQLTEARAC; encoded by the exons ATGAAGATAGAGGATTTGGATGAGATAGAGAACGAGTCAGAGACTGCGATTGTGGGTGGATTTGATTGCGATTATGATTATTATGGCAATCATAGGAATTCCAATCAGGATCGCAGGATGATTGCCCGGGTCGACGCCAAGAGAGCTCTTGTTGGAGCTGGTGCGCGGATCCTATTTTATCCGACCCTTTTGTATAATGTTTTCCGTAACAAAATGAACCAAGCTGAGTTCAGATGGTGGGATCAAATTGATCAG TTTTTGCTCTTGGGAGCAGTTCCATTTCCCAAGGATGTTCCTCGGTTGAAGCAGCTCGGTGTTGGTGGTGTTATTACCCTGAATGAATCGTATGAAACTCTGGTTCCAACATCATTATACCGC GCTCATGCGATTGCCCATCTGGTTATTCCAACTCGGGATTATCTCTTTGCTCCATCATTTTTTGATATCAATCGTGCTGTTGAATTTATCCATG AGAACGCATCTGTTGGTCTAACGACGTACGTACACTGCAAAGCTGGGCGGGGAAGGAGCACTACAATTGTTCTCTGCTATTTG GTGGAGTACAAGAACATGACTCCAGCTTCTGCACTAGAGTATGTTCGTTCTAGGAGACCTAGGGTGCTGTTAGCTCCTTGTCAATGGAAG GCTGTACAAGAATTCAAGGAGTGGCGGTTGGCTTGTGTAGGACAGTCTCCGTCTGTAGATGCTGTGTTGATAACAAAAGCAGATTTGGAGGGCTACCAGAGTTCTGGCGATGATACGTCCAAGGAGCTGGTGATTGTACCCAAAATGAGGAGTAGGCCCATGATAGCAAGGTTGTCCTGTCTCTTTGCGTCTTTGAGAGTTTCGGGTGGGTGTGTCCCTGTTACTAGGCAACTAACTGAGGCGCGGGCATGCTAG